A portion of the Carya illinoinensis cultivar Pawnee chromosome 11, C.illinoinensisPawnee_v1, whole genome shotgun sequence genome contains these proteins:
- the LOC122282240 gene encoding uncharacterized protein LOC122282240 produces the protein MSRHFKCSSDPKQNLGVSQVYAITQGEVDLDTDEAADARVIIGKVKLMQHMACALFDFGASRSFVSYDCVRRCKLNMEPLSRRVLVAIPDMKVVGYTRMDWLSRHYTKTDCRRREVVFDVPSKDRISYMGKTIRLILSVVLAGQVKKSMLRGAAAYLVVMVSPIEEFKGVKGISMIEDFPEVFDDDLFGLASDRETEFVIELEPATSPVHKAPYRMTLTELKELKV, from the exons atgtctcgacacttcaaatgttcATCCGATCCCAAGCagaatttgggggtgtcacaagtCTACGCTATAACACAAGGGGAGGTGGATTTGGACACTGATGAGGCAGCAGATGCAAGAGTAATTATTGGTAAAGTTAAATTGATGCAACACATGGCATGTGCTCTATTTGACTTTGGAGCATCGCGGTCTTTTGTATCTTATGATTGTGTGCGACGATGTAAGTTGAATATGGAACCTTTGTCCAGAAGAGTCCTAGTAGCTATTCCAGACATGAAGGTTGTTGGATATACTC gaatggattggctatcaAGGCACTACACTAAGACAGATTGTCGAAGAAGGGAAGTAGTTTTTGATGTACCCTCCAAGGATAGAATTTCTTACATGGGAAAAACAATTAGATTAATTCTATCAGTAGTACTAGCAGGACAAGTTAAGAAGAGTATGCTGAGAGGAGCTGCTGCTTATCTTGTTGTCATGGTTAGTCCAATAGAAGAATTTAAAGGAGTCAAGGGGATTTCGATGATTGAAGATTTTCCTGAAGTGTTTGATGACGATTTGTTTGGATTGGCCTCAGACCGAGAAACAGAGTTTGTGATTGAACTAGAGCCAGCAACATCTCCAGTACATAAGGCACCCTATCGAATGACCCTGACAGAGTTGAAGGAACTAAAGGtgtag
- the LOC122282239 gene encoding uncharacterized protein LOC122282239: MSSCQSNSATSTAVAPARSKDLAWSHARVVPRARNSTQCLYCSKIIRGGGVTRLKHHLGGISGDVEACKKVPDDIKWQMKELVNEMKKKQREEKKTKLRDWMWKPCRLNIRDVDVGDDEYEVGSQGHIHDSKGKGKVKGKEKVGGKSTRPFSRFFAPRTIPGSQPSIKSTMCSKEMINKAKMAIANWWYDANLPFNASQSKFYQPAINAIVAIGPGFKGPSLHELRGNLLKNSVTEVQNYLLDIKTSWRDSVCSLMADGWTNQRQQPIINFLVYCPKRHFPIIDETIKKARKIMKFIYNHAWVLALMRKDFTKGHDLCRLAVARFATNFLSIQCLLLFKKELQQMFTCDKWIVSSYSKSNIGKELAGIVLEEREFWAQCQFIVTINEPLVRVLRLVDGDEKPAMGYLYDAMEKAKENIKARLKNKVSTFMPFIRVIDARWDKQLHSALHAAGCLLNPGIYFNPCFKSKNDVSRGFMTCVVKMELDIHKQDEIIQQIDMYKNAHGDFGQPIAIRQNIKRGRDALDPINLENIDSMEEWVGEESELIDGEDLDWGSIEEPLALQNLEEGVNLD, encoded by the exons ATGTCTAGTTGTCAATCAAATAGTGCTACTTCTACAGCAGTTGCTCCTGCTAGATCAAAGGATCTAGCATGGTCCCATGCACGTGTAGTGCCAAGGGCAAGAAATAGTACTCAATGTCTTTATTGTAGCAAAATTATTAGAGGTGGCGGAGTCACGAGGTTGAAGCATCATCTAGGTGGTATTTCAGGTGATGTAGAAGCATGTAAAAAGGTCCCTGATGATATAAAGTGGCAAATGAAGGAGTTGgtcaatgaaatgaaaaaaaaacaaagagaagaaaagaaaactaagcTTAGAGATTGGATGTGGAAGCCCTGTAGATTGAACATAAGAGATGTTGATGTTGGTGATGATGAGTATGAGGTAGGGAGTCAAGGACACATTCATGATTcaaaggggaaggggaaggtgAAGGGGAAGGAGAAAGTAGGTGGAAAGTCAACGAGGCCATTTAGCAGATTTTTTGCTCCAAGAACAATTCCTGGCTCTCAACCTTCTATTAAGAGTACTATGTGTTCAAAGGAAATGATTAACAAAGCAAAAATGGCTATAGCAAATTGGTGGTATGATGCTAATTTACCTTTCAATGCATCTCAATCCAAGTTTTATCAACCAGCTATAAATGCTATAGTTGCCATCGGGCCAGGATTCAAGGGTCCTTCTTTACATGAGTTGAGAGGAAATTTGTTGAAGAATTCTGTGACTGAGGTTCAAAATTATCTCTTAGATATTAAAACATCTTGGAGGGATAGTGTTTGTTCACTAATGGCAGATGGTTGGACAAACCAGAGGCAACAACCAATAATTAACTTTTTGGTTTATTGCCCAAAAAG ACATTTTCCTATTATTGATGAAACTATAAAGAAGGCAAGGAAGATAATGAAATTCATTTATAACCATGCTTGGGTTTTGGCTTTGATGAGAAAGGACTTTACCAAAGGTCATGATTTATGTCGCCTTGCAGTCGCAAGGTTTgctacaaattttttaagtatccaATGCTTACTGTTGTTTAAGAAAGAGCTTCAACAAATGTTCACTTGTGATAAGTGGATTGTATCAAGTTATTCTAAAAGCAACATAGGGAAGGAGTTAGCTGGGATTGTTctagaagagagagagttttgggCTCAATGTCAGTTTATTGTAACAATCAACGAGCCTTTGGTTCGAGTACTACGACTTGTCGATGGGGATGAGAAGCCTGCAATGGGATACTTGTATGATGCAATGGAGAAAGCCAAAGAGAATAtaaaagcaagattgaagaacAAAGTTTCTACATTTATGCCATTCATCAGGGTCATTGATGCTAGGTGGGATAAGCAGCTTCATAGTGCATTACATGCAGCAGGTTGTCTTCTTAATCCTGGAATTTACTTTAACCCTtgctttaaaagtaaaaatgatgTTTCTAGAGGGTTTATGACTTGCGTTGTAAAGATGGAACTTGATATTCATAAGCAAGATGAGATCATTCAACAAATTGACATGTATAAGAATGCACACGGTGATTTTGGACAACCTATAGCAATACGCCA AAACATAAAGAGGGGAAGAGATGCTTTGGATCCAATCAATCTTGAGAATATTGACTCGATGGAGGAATGGGTAGGTGAAGAATCAGAGCTTATTGATGGAGAAGACTTGGATTGGGGAAGTATTGAGGAGCCATTAGCCTTACAAAATTTGGAAGAGGGTGTTAAT TTGGATTGA